A region from the Lolium perenne isolate Kyuss_39 chromosome 4, Kyuss_2.0, whole genome shotgun sequence genome encodes:
- the LOC127291766 gene encoding uncharacterized protein — protein MDGRVEENGHGCHGGGDVSEWKKVAELRAVAEAQDPAAKEEDDFALRRFLRARDHNISKATAMLLQYLSWKRSTKPHGFISDDEVRGEIAKNRDCMKGFDRLGRPLVYLYAARHFPVRRDFEELKLYVTYVLDKICTRLPVGQEKFAAVIDLGGWGYSNCDIRGYLMGLEIMQSYYPERLGRVFLIHVPYMFMAAWKVVYPFIDEKTRKKFVFVANRDLDATLKDAIDESELLEEYGGKLKLQC, from the exons ATGGACGGTCGTGTTGAGGAGAACGGCCATGGATGCCACGGCGGTGGTGATGTGTCGGAGTGGAAGAAGGTGGCGGAGCTGAGGGCCGTCGCTGAGGCCCAGGACCCCGCAGCCAAG GAAGAGGATGACTTTGCATTGCGTCGGTTCCTTCGAGCCCGGGACCACAACATAAGCAAGGCAACAGCCATGCTCCTTCAATACCTCTCCTGGAAACGCTCCACCAAACCACACGGATTCATTTCAGATGATGAGGTTCGTGGCGAGATCGCGAAGAACAGGGACTGCATGAAGGGTTTTGATCGCCTAGGCCGCCCCTTGGTGTATCTCTACGCTGCACGCCATTTCCCGGTCCGGCGCGACTTTGAGGAGCTGAAGCTCTACGTTACCTATGTCCTAGACAAAATATGCACCAG GCTGCCGGTGGGGCAGGAGAAGTTTGCGGCGGTGATAGACCTGGGTGGGTGGGGGTACTCGAACTGCGACATTCGTGGGTACCTGATGGGGTTGGAAATCATGCAAAGTTATTACCCGGAGAGGTTAGGGCGGGTGTTTCTAATTCATGTGCCCTACATGTTCATGGCTGCGTGGAAAGTGGTGTACCCGTTCATTGATGAAAAGACCAGGAAGAAGTTTGTGTTCGTTGCCAATAGAGACCTCGATGCCACACTTAAGGATGCTATCGACGAGTCCGAGCTCCTTGAAGAGTATGGTGGTAAGCTAAAGCTGCAGTGCTAG